A single window of Ferrimonas balearica DSM 9799 DNA harbors:
- the dkgB gene encoding 2,5-didehydrogluconate reductase DkgB: MSHTMPLLGAGTFRLKQDDAYQSVLTALKQGYRHIDTAQIYGNEAEVGRAIQDSGLPRDDVFITTKVWLDKLDDAHFLASVEESLSKLKTDYVDLLLIHWPLMDGTVPMESYLTQLYVAQQRGLTRHIGVSNFTCQQLDDAIDILGPGRLYTNQIEVHPFLQNRTVVEHCEANDILVTAYMPLAVGRVLEEPVIVAVAEQAGCTPAQATLAWIRQLGMATIPSSTNPDHLQANLDSQQVVLSAEQMAAFEGLDRGLRLADPDFGPDWD; the protein is encoded by the coding sequence ATGAGTCACACCATGCCCCTGCTCGGCGCAGGCACCTTCCGCCTGAAACAGGATGACGCTTACCAGTCGGTATTGACCGCCCTAAAGCAGGGCTATCGCCATATCGATACCGCCCAGATCTACGGTAATGAAGCGGAAGTAGGCCGGGCGATTCAGGACAGCGGCCTGCCCCGTGACGACGTGTTTATCACCACCAAGGTGTGGCTGGACAAACTGGATGACGCCCACTTTCTTGCCAGCGTCGAGGAGAGCCTGAGCAAGCTGAAAACCGACTACGTAGACCTGCTGCTGATCCACTGGCCGCTGATGGATGGCACCGTGCCGATGGAAAGCTATCTGACTCAACTGTATGTGGCACAGCAACGCGGCCTGACCCGCCATATCGGCGTCTCCAACTTCACCTGCCAGCAGCTGGATGATGCCATCGACATCCTCGGCCCCGGTCGCCTCTACACCAACCAGATTGAGGTGCACCCCTTCCTGCAAAATCGCACCGTGGTGGAACACTGCGAGGCCAATGACATTTTGGTCACCGCTTACATGCCGCTGGCCGTAGGGCGCGTGCTGGAGGAACCGGTCATCGTTGCCGTCGCAGAGCAAGCAGGCTGCACCCCTGCCCAGGCCACTCTGGCCTGGATCCGCCAACTGGGCATGGCCACCATCCCCTCCTCCACCAACCCCGACCACCTGCAAGCCAACCTGGATTCCCAACAAGTGGTATTGAGTGCGGAACAGATGGCCGCATTTGAGGGACTGGACCGGGGCTTGCGACTGGCTGACCCGGATTTTGGGCCGGATTGGGATTAA
- a CDS encoding rhomboid family intramembrane serine protease, whose amino-acid sequence MAKSKPDQKLQQGLMAAGVFLALLWGIKAVELISGADLSVLGVQPQTLSGLWGVLFAPLIHGSLSHLAANSVGVLVLGAALFFGYPNSRWRVLGLVWLGSGIGVWLFGRPSQHFGASGVTHGLFFFLFLVSLLRRDKRSIALMMIAFFLFGGMIYSIFPREPGISYESHLSGAIAGVIAALLWWRMDPKPAVKRYDWEDETEQEASNTEAADSDLIGDLWQQAPPGESEQKPQGRE is encoded by the coding sequence ATGGCGAAGAGTAAACCGGACCAGAAGTTACAGCAGGGCCTGATGGCGGCCGGGGTATTCCTGGCGCTGCTCTGGGGCATCAAGGCGGTGGAGCTGATAAGCGGCGCGGATCTGTCGGTGCTGGGCGTGCAGCCACAGACCCTGAGTGGCCTCTGGGGCGTGCTGTTTGCGCCGCTGATCCACGGTTCTTTGTCCCACCTGGCGGCCAACAGCGTTGGTGTGTTGGTGTTGGGCGCAGCGCTGTTCTTTGGCTACCCTAACAGCCGCTGGCGGGTGCTGGGGCTGGTGTGGTTGGGCTCCGGCATCGGGGTGTGGCTGTTTGGCCGCCCCAGCCAGCACTTTGGCGCCAGTGGTGTCACCCATGGCCTGTTTTTCTTCCTGTTTCTGGTGAGCCTGCTGCGCCGGGACAAACGCTCCATTGCCCTGATGATGATCGCCTTCTTCCTGTTCGGCGGCATGATCTACTCCATCTTTCCCCGCGAACCCGGCATCTCCTACGAATCCCATCTGTCTGGGGCGATCGCGGGCGTTATCGCTGCGCTGTTGTGGTGGCGGATGGACCCTAAGCCTGCGGTAAAACGCTATGACTGGGAGGATGAAACGGAACAGGAGGCCAGCAACACTGAGGCAGCTGACAGCGATCTGATTGGTGATCTCTGGCAACAGGCGCCGCCGGGGGAGTCGGAGCAGAAGCCGCAAGGCCGGGAATGA